A window of Trachemys scripta elegans isolate TJP31775 chromosome 9, CAS_Tse_1.0, whole genome shotgun sequence genomic DNA:
TTGTTATTCAGCATGAACCAAGATTTCTCCTCACATGCAGATTTCATTGTGTCCAAATTTGCACCACAGTGTACTGCTGGAAAGTGCTGATCTTGGAGCTACAATATTGACAATGTAACCATGATTATATTGGAATATAATAAAACATGACACATGCAGCTAGAGTTTACCTCAGTGTGCCTAGTTTTGGTGTAGTTTTTAACACTGCATATTTTGCTGTCTTTAACAATAGCATTAGGTTATTATTTTCCTACAGACACTATGAATTATTATAAGGGGGAAGTTTTCTCTGGTGCCAGGTTCAGGTGATTTGATGATCTCTTTCGGTATGTTTTCTGCAGGTTTCTCCCACACTCTTCTCATTGACATTCCTCAGGATTCAGTCAATGGAACTGTCAGTCATTCTGTCCTTCTGCCCGTCTCCTATAGGCTCCAGGGGCCATTCCCCTTTCCTCTGTCCATTCAGTGGAATTTCAGTAACAACCCTAATATACTCACCACCTACACAGTGACTAACTGCTCTGTCAGTGCTGAGGGGATTCCCATCTGCTGCTCTGGACATAATTATACACATCTCGCATACCAAGGCCGGACTGTATTTTTCCCTGAAAATGCTTCTCTGCTCCTTCAGAACCTGCAGCTCAATGACAGCGGAGTCTACAGCGTCACCTTCAAAGTACCACAGCAAACCAGACACATCACATTAAATGTATCTGAATCTCACCTGAACCGTGGAAATGCAGAGGGTGGTATGTATGTAACTTACAATGCACACAGCACTTAGGAAGTCTGTCCCTCCATTGGTAACAGTGACAAGTAGTTCCCTCCAATGTGCATCATTTTGTGCTTATATACATTAAACCACATCTACTATATCGTTACCCAAGCGTCTAATTTAGCTAAATCTTTCTTCAGTTGTTTAGTCTTCTCTAATTGTGACTAAACTAAATATCTTGTATCGTCTGCTAATTTGGCCACTCACTTCACAGTTCACTCCCTTCTCTAAATCATTAATACATAAACATCAGTCCTGGTGTGGATCCTTCAGGCACTACCCAAGCAGATGCCATCTTTCTGCCTTGAATGTTTGGAGTGTGCCTAGTATATATTGGACACTTCCATTAATAATATTAACCATCTATACTACATACTGAAGAGTTGTGCTTgcactttgtttattttattttttaaccagtttccAATATATGGCAGAACTTTATCTCTCACTCCTTCATTATTTAATTGCCATAATAGTCTCCTGTGAAGGACTTTACAAAGGATTTTGGAAACTACAAGTGAATAATAGCAAATATTATTTTACTGAGGTCCTGGAAGAATTCTAGCAGTCGAGAGGCAAATGTTCCTTCCCAGATGCCAAACTGACTGGTTTCTACCAGATCATGTTAATTGTATCAAAGGTAATTTCATCACAGAGCtggtgctgcctcagtttccccttactAATTAGGGTAGTAACAGTGTAGTGTAGTCCTTTGGCCAAACCCCAAAGATCCTTCCTGACTGTAATAAAAGCAAgagtccaaacaaacaaaactgagtT
This region includes:
- the LOC117883096 gene encoding uncharacterized protein LOC117883096 — encoded protein: MYRFLRDMKSRRSCWSVLLFLGFSHTLLIDIPQDSVNGTVSHSVLLPVSYRLQGPFPFPLSIQWNFSNNPNILTTYTVTNCSVSAEGIPICCSGHNYTHLAYQGRTVFFPENASLLLQNLQLNDSGVYSVTFKVPQQTRHITLNVSESHLNRGNAEGGTRKETNQHPDLLLGLQITGGFSFLLLFLLLFFCCRWHKGTIQQRRTRIIKQKEEVPNREESHMESSLPMTVSTIYARIGEDAGQRQRRSVTD